Proteins from one Mycobacterium sp. SMC-2 genomic window:
- a CDS encoding acetyl-CoA C-acetyltransferase, giving the protein MVDAVRTPRGRGRPDGGLHAVHPQALFARCLTALAERIGFEPADVDDVIAGNGILGGDHGDDIARLSVLLAGWPETVPGMTLNRFCGSGQQAVTVAASSIAAGNEDLVIAGGVESMSRWGVTAGIPTIDGQNPAFRARYPTVPQGISADLIATLEGFSRETVDAYAAESQSRAAVAIDEGRFVRSLVDVPTPNGPFERDEHPRPGTTTETLARLKPAFAAMGGSRADGEQRTFDEICLERYPGIDHIDHVHHAGNSSGVVDGAAAVLVASSNWMHAQGLTPRAQIRATAAIGSEPIIMLTAPGPAAQRCLERAGMTVADIDLWEINEAFAAVPLKTMRDLGIDPEVVNVNGGAIALGHPIGATGAMLIGTLLDELERRDLTTGLVTMCTGGGMGTATVIERV; this is encoded by the coding sequence ATCGTTGACGCGGTACGCACGCCCCGCGGCCGAGGCCGCCCCGACGGCGGGCTGCACGCCGTCCATCCGCAGGCCCTGTTCGCCCGTTGCCTCACCGCGCTCGCCGAGCGGATCGGCTTCGAGCCGGCCGACGTCGACGACGTGATCGCCGGCAACGGCATCCTGGGCGGCGACCACGGCGACGACATCGCGCGCCTGTCGGTTCTGCTCGCCGGATGGCCGGAGACCGTGCCGGGGATGACGCTGAACCGGTTCTGCGGGTCCGGCCAGCAGGCCGTCACCGTCGCCGCGTCGTCCATCGCCGCCGGCAACGAGGATCTGGTGATCGCCGGCGGAGTCGAATCCATGTCGCGGTGGGGCGTCACCGCCGGAATCCCGACCATCGACGGCCAAAACCCAGCCTTCCGTGCGCGGTATCCGACCGTGCCTCAAGGCATTTCAGCCGACCTCATCGCCACGCTGGAGGGGTTCTCCCGCGAGACCGTCGATGCCTACGCCGCGGAAAGTCAAAGCCGCGCCGCCGTGGCGATCGACGAGGGACGGTTCGTGCGGTCGCTCGTCGACGTCCCCACACCCAACGGTCCTTTCGAACGCGACGAACATCCTCGCCCCGGCACCACCACCGAGACGTTGGCGCGCCTCAAGCCCGCCTTCGCCGCGATGGGCGGCAGCCGCGCCGACGGTGAGCAGCGCACGTTCGACGAGATCTGCCTTGAGCGCTATCCCGGCATCGACCACATCGATCACGTGCACCATGCGGGCAATTCGTCCGGGGTGGTCGACGGCGCCGCCGCCGTGCTGGTCGCGTCGTCCAATTGGATGCACGCCCAGGGCCTCACCCCGCGGGCACAGATTCGCGCCACCGCGGCGATCGGTAGCGAACCGATCATCATGCTCACCGCGCCCGGGCCGGCCGCGCAGCGATGCCTGGAACGCGCCGGCATGACGGTGGCGGACATCGACCTATGGGAGATCAACGAAGCCTTCGCCGCGGTCCCGCTCAAGACGATGCGCGATCTCGGCATCGACCCCGAGGTGGTGAACGTCAACGGCGGCGCGATCGCCCTCGGCCACCCCATCGGCGCCACCGGGGCGATGCTCATCGGCACCCTCCTGGACGAGCTCGAACGGCGCGATCTGACGACGGGGCTGGTGACGATGTGCACCGGCGGGGGAATGGGCACGGCGACCGTCATCGAGCGGGTGTGA
- a CDS encoding response regulator transcription factor, whose protein sequence is MTRSPYVVVIVDDHELFAQGLALLLTREWGELFTVGGQTTYVEEAADLVARCDADVAIIDLSMPPLGGVAAIRHIKARHPQTRILALSGTDDLALAEEALRAGADGFLPKTARPEALAGPLWTIAEGLRVVDGALLDALLSNIRKPPPELLDNLSAQDLQLWALLATGMETGDIAQRMLVSERTAKRMVAALLHKLGVGNRIAAAALAGRYRLLDDVAETRRLS, encoded by the coding sequence ATGACGCGCTCGCCGTATGTCGTGGTGATCGTGGACGATCACGAGCTGTTCGCGCAGGGCCTGGCCCTGTTGCTCACCCGCGAATGGGGTGAACTGTTCACGGTCGGTGGCCAGACGACATACGTGGAAGAGGCCGCCGATCTGGTGGCCCGCTGCGACGCCGACGTCGCGATCATCGATCTGTCGATGCCGCCCCTGGGCGGGGTCGCCGCCATCCGCCACATCAAGGCGCGCCATCCGCAGACCCGGATCCTGGCGCTGTCGGGGACCGACGACCTGGCGCTGGCCGAGGAGGCGTTGCGGGCCGGCGCCGACGGCTTCCTGCCCAAGACCGCGCGGCCCGAGGCGCTGGCGGGGCCGCTATGGACGATCGCGGAGGGCCTGCGGGTCGTGGACGGCGCGCTGCTCGACGCGTTGCTGAGCAACATCCGCAAGCCACCGCCCGAGCTGCTGGACAACTTGAGCGCCCAGGATCTCCAACTATGGGCCCTGCTCGCGACCGGCATGGAGACCGGCGACATCGCCCAGCGGATGCTGGTGTCGGAGCGCACCGCCAAACGCATGGTGGCCGCGCTGCTGCACAAACTCGGAGTCGGCAACCGCATAGCCGCCGCCGCGTTGGCCGGGCGCTACCGATTGCTCGACGACGTGGCCGAAACGCGCCGGCTCAGTTGA
- the adhE gene encoding bifunctional acetaldehyde-CoA/alcohol dehydrogenase: protein MTTTPTQPTSSVEVAEQRRHQVDAIVDAAAEAARAFRKLDQQQVDAIVEAMVRAGVRAAGELASVAIEETGFGVFEDKVVKNYVATEFLHDYLRGKKSVGVIDEDVEHNIAYVAEPIGVVLAITPVTNPTSTVLFKAIVAAKTRNAILFRPSPHAVRCCERSLEILRAAAEAAGMPPGALQVIPDAQHEVTHYLFKHPGVDFIWVTGGPKIVALANSAGKPGLSVGPGNAPIYLHKTAELKGAVVDILISKTFDSSVICPAEQTCIIDDEVYDEVMAEFERMGAQLLTPDEAQALAEFAFGCGDKVSLEAVGQKPSELAARAGFSVSPTVKVLLAQLPADLDELASHPLVQEKLMPVLGVVRASGVQHAIDVAVLVTEHGGLGHTSAVYANDEDVIEAYSLALRTGRILVNAPTAVGALGGVYNNLTPTFSLGCGTWGGSSTTENVNYRQLLNIKTVSRRRTPPQWFRVPSNTYFNEGALDNLRELDAETVVVITDAPTDERGVVDLLRGKLRARHVQVFSEVTPEPDETTIRRGVAALQRAQPDLLVAVGGGSVLDAGKAIRLFYEHPEKSLDELTMPFLDPRKRVADYPAGRHRVQLVAVPTTSGTGSEVSPAAVLTVRGKKETLVDYSLVPDLAIVDPVLTSSMPKKLTADTGIDALTHALEAIVSIFASPYTDALCAQAVRLIFDALPRAYEDPDDLSARTSMSNAATLAGLAFSNAFVGTNHALAHAVGAKFGIPHGRANGIFLPHVLRYNASLPSKFMPAPGYSAYVAPDKYAQLGQLIFGGHQPDDCRARLFDGVDDLLNRLNMPRSLREYGVEEEQFLGALPTLAMTAFEDLSNRTNPRMPLVSEITALLRAGFYGDAEA from the coding sequence ATGACAACTACGCCAACTCAGCCCACCTCCTCCGTCGAAGTTGCCGAGCAGCGCAGACACCAAGTCGACGCGATCGTCGACGCGGCGGCCGAGGCGGCCCGAGCATTCCGCAAGCTCGACCAGCAGCAGGTCGATGCGATCGTCGAGGCGATGGTGCGCGCCGGGGTACGTGCCGCCGGCGAACTGGCGAGTGTCGCGATCGAGGAGACGGGTTTCGGCGTCTTCGAGGACAAGGTCGTCAAGAACTATGTGGCCACCGAGTTTCTGCACGACTATCTGCGCGGCAAGAAATCGGTGGGAGTCATCGACGAGGACGTCGAACACAACATCGCCTATGTGGCCGAGCCGATCGGGGTCGTGCTGGCCATCACCCCGGTGACCAACCCGACCTCGACGGTGCTGTTCAAGGCGATCGTCGCCGCCAAGACCCGCAACGCGATCTTGTTCCGACCGTCACCGCATGCGGTGCGCTGCTGCGAACGCAGCCTGGAAATCCTGCGCGCGGCCGCCGAAGCGGCCGGTATGCCACCGGGGGCGCTGCAGGTGATCCCGGACGCCCAGCACGAGGTGACGCACTACCTGTTCAAGCACCCAGGAGTCGATTTCATCTGGGTGACGGGCGGACCGAAAATCGTCGCGCTGGCGAATTCGGCCGGAAAGCCGGGGCTGAGCGTCGGTCCCGGCAACGCGCCGATCTATCTTCACAAGACGGCGGAGCTGAAAGGCGCGGTCGTCGACATCCTGATCTCGAAAACCTTTGACTCGTCGGTCATTTGCCCGGCCGAGCAAACCTGCATCATCGACGACGAGGTGTACGACGAGGTGATGGCCGAGTTCGAGCGCATGGGCGCCCAACTGCTGACCCCCGACGAGGCTCAGGCGTTGGCGGAGTTCGCGTTTGGCTGCGGCGACAAGGTCTCGCTCGAGGCGGTCGGGCAGAAGCCGTCGGAGCTGGCCGCCCGCGCCGGCTTCAGCGTGTCACCGACCGTGAAGGTGCTGCTGGCACAGCTTCCTGCAGACCTCGACGAACTCGCTTCGCATCCGCTGGTGCAGGAGAAGCTGATGCCGGTGCTCGGGGTGGTGCGCGCAAGCGGCGTCCAGCACGCCATCGACGTGGCCGTTTTGGTCACCGAGCACGGGGGCCTGGGTCACACCTCGGCGGTCTACGCCAACGACGAGGACGTCATCGAGGCATACAGTCTGGCGCTGCGCACCGGGCGCATCCTGGTCAACGCCCCCACCGCGGTCGGAGCCCTCGGCGGGGTCTACAACAACCTGACCCCCACGTTCTCGCTGGGTTGCGGCACGTGGGGCGGGTCGAGCACTACGGAGAACGTCAACTACCGCCAGTTGCTGAACATCAAGACCGTTTCGCGGCGCCGCACCCCGCCGCAATGGTTCCGCGTCCCGTCCAACACCTACTTCAACGAAGGCGCACTGGACAATTTGCGCGAACTCGACGCCGAAACCGTCGTGGTGATCACCGACGCCCCGACCGACGAGCGCGGCGTGGTCGACTTGCTGCGCGGCAAGTTGCGCGCCCGCCACGTGCAGGTGTTCAGCGAGGTGACACCGGAGCCCGACGAGACGACCATCCGCCGTGGCGTCGCGGCGCTCCAGCGGGCCCAACCCGATCTGCTGGTCGCCGTCGGCGGCGGCTCGGTGCTCGATGCCGGCAAGGCGATCCGGCTGTTCTACGAGCACCCGGAGAAGAGCCTCGACGAGTTGACCATGCCGTTCCTCGACCCCCGCAAGCGCGTGGCCGACTATCCGGCCGGCCGCCATCGCGTCCAATTGGTGGCTGTCCCAACGACATCGGGTACCGGTTCGGAAGTCTCGCCGGCGGCGGTGCTGACGGTGCGCGGCAAGAAGGAGACGCTCGTCGACTACAGCCTGGTGCCCGACCTCGCGATCGTCGACCCGGTCCTGACCTCCTCGATGCCGAAAAAGCTGACCGCCGACACGGGCATCGACGCTCTGACCCACGCACTGGAGGCGATCGTCTCGATCTTCGCCTCGCCTTATACGGACGCGTTGTGCGCCCAAGCGGTGCGGCTGATTTTCGACGCCCTGCCAAGGGCATACGAAGATCCCGACGACCTGTCCGCGCGAACCAGCATGTCCAACGCGGCCACCCTGGCCGGCCTCGCCTTCTCGAATGCGTTCGTCGGGACCAACCATGCGCTCGCCCATGCCGTCGGCGCCAAGTTCGGGATCCCGCACGGCCGGGCGAACGGAATATTCCTGCCACATGTGCTGCGCTACAACGCAAGTCTGCCGAGCAAGTTCATGCCCGCGCCGGGATATTCCGCCTACGTGGCGCCGGACAAGTACGCGCAGCTCGGCCAGCTGATCTTCGGTGGCCACCAGCCCGACGACTGCCGAGCCCGGCTGTTCGATGGGGTGGATGATCTGCTGAACCGACTGAACATGCCCCGATCGCTGCGGGAGTACGGCGTCGAGGAGGAGCAATTCCTTGGCGCGTTGCCCACGTTGGCGATGACGGCATTCGAGGATCTCAGCAACCGCACCAATCCGCGGATGCCATTGGTCAGCGAGATCACCGCTTTGCTTCGGGCGGGCTTCTACGGTGATGCCGAGGCGTGA
- a CDS encoding CaiB/BaiF CoA-transferase family protein, whose amino-acid sequence MTGPLHGVRIVMMGGLGPAPFCGMLLGDLGADVIRVDGLPGVDGPLPIDYTVRRSQRSLAADVKDPRGRDLVYRLVADAEAFVDVYRPGVAERLGIGPDELCRRNPRLVYARMTGYGQDGPLSGHAGHDINYIALAGALHGIGTAESPVPPLNLVGDYGGGGMLLAVGLLSAILEARESGVGQVLDVAMVDGVATLLAPYFGMVPAGTWRDRRHDNLLDGAAHFYGVYATADGGHFAVGAMEPKFYAELCDRLGVDVPQDEDAPEEWAAHRAALAARFAEKSREEWERLLGTPGCCATPVLSLAEAPRHPHLAARETFIAIDAVTQPAPAPRFSRTRPATPASPSLPGDHTRTLLREAGLDTETIATLEDAGVVAQSKRGR is encoded by the coding sequence ATGACGGGACCGCTACATGGCGTGCGCATCGTCATGATGGGCGGCCTGGGGCCCGCCCCGTTCTGCGGAATGTTGTTGGGCGACTTGGGCGCCGACGTCATCCGCGTCGATGGTCTGCCGGGTGTGGACGGTCCGCTCCCCATCGACTACACGGTGCGTCGCAGCCAGCGGTCGCTCGCCGCCGACGTCAAGGATCCCCGCGGCAGGGACCTGGTGTACCGCCTGGTTGCCGACGCGGAGGCCTTCGTCGACGTGTACCGGCCCGGCGTGGCCGAACGCCTGGGCATCGGACCGGACGAGCTGTGCCGGCGCAATCCCCGGCTGGTGTATGCCCGCATGACCGGGTACGGGCAGGACGGACCCCTGTCCGGCCACGCCGGTCACGACATCAACTACATCGCCCTGGCCGGCGCCCTGCACGGCATCGGCACAGCCGAATCCCCGGTGCCGCCGCTGAATCTGGTCGGGGATTACGGGGGCGGCGGAATGCTGCTGGCCGTCGGCCTGCTCAGCGCCATCCTCGAGGCCCGCGAATCCGGCGTCGGTCAGGTCCTCGATGTCGCCATGGTCGACGGGGTCGCGACGCTGCTGGCGCCGTATTTCGGGATGGTGCCCGCCGGCACCTGGCGCGACCGGCGCCACGACAATCTGCTTGACGGGGCCGCCCACTTCTACGGCGTGTACGCCACGGCCGACGGCGGCCACTTCGCCGTCGGCGCGATGGAGCCGAAGTTCTACGCGGAACTGTGCGATCGTCTCGGCGTCGACGTGCCGCAGGACGAAGACGCGCCGGAGGAGTGGGCCGCGCATCGCGCCGCCCTGGCCGCCCGCTTCGCCGAGAAATCGCGCGAGGAGTGGGAGCGGCTGCTGGGCACGCCGGGATGCTGTGCGACGCCGGTCCTTTCGCTGGCCGAGGCGCCACGGCACCCGCATCTGGCGGCGCGGGAAACGTTCATCGCCATCGACGCCGTCACCCAGCCCGCGCCGGCGCCACGGTTCTCCCGAACCCGGCCGGCAACCCCCGCTTCCCCGTCGCTCCCGGGCGACCACACCCGCACGCTGCTGCGCGAAGCGGGACTGGACACGGAAACCATCGCCACCCTCGAGGACGCGGGCGTGGTGGCACAAAGCAAGAGGGGACGATAA
- a CDS encoding LLM class F420-dependent oxidoreductase, translated as MTKIGYFLSSEQFGPKDLVDQAKRAEAAGFDALWISDHFHPWNDEQGQSPFVWGVIGALSEVTSLPVSTAVTCPTVRTHPAIIAHASATAAVQLDGRFVLGVGSGEALNEHILGDPWPSVGARQEMLEEAVDVIRLLHRGDEVSHHGKHYTVQEARIYTRPDEPVPIYVSGFGPQGAELAGRIGDGYVLAMPEAELVKTFRDAGGGDKPVQAGTKVCWDEDSDAALKTAHRLWGNEGLPGQSSQILPRPKDFAALMSLVPPETVAESVACGPDPNKHAAQVREYIDADIDEVYVQQIGPDMDGFFAAWERDVLPQVRG; from the coding sequence ATGACCAAGATCGGATACTTCCTCTCCAGTGAGCAGTTCGGCCCCAAGGATCTGGTCGACCAGGCAAAGCGTGCGGAAGCCGCCGGATTCGACGCGTTGTGGATCTCCGACCACTTCCATCCTTGGAACGACGAGCAGGGGCAGAGCCCGTTCGTGTGGGGCGTGATCGGGGCGTTGTCAGAGGTGACGTCGCTCCCCGTCAGCACCGCCGTCACCTGCCCGACCGTGCGCACGCACCCGGCGATCATCGCCCACGCGTCGGCCACCGCCGCGGTCCAGCTCGACGGTCGCTTCGTGCTCGGCGTCGGCAGCGGCGAGGCGCTCAACGAACACATCCTCGGCGATCCCTGGCCGTCCGTCGGTGCGCGGCAGGAGATGCTGGAGGAAGCCGTGGACGTCATCCGGTTGCTGCACCGCGGCGACGAGGTGAGCCACCACGGCAAGCACTACACGGTGCAGGAAGCCCGCATCTACACCCGCCCCGACGAGCCCGTCCCGATCTACGTGTCCGGTTTCGGTCCGCAGGGCGCGGAGCTGGCCGGGCGTATCGGCGACGGTTACGTGCTGGCGATGCCCGAGGCCGAGCTGGTCAAGACGTTCCGGGACGCCGGCGGGGGCGACAAGCCGGTGCAGGCGGGCACCAAGGTCTGCTGGGATGAAGATTCCGACGCGGCGCTGAAGACGGCGCACCGGTTGTGGGGCAACGAGGGATTGCCGGGCCAGAGCTCGCAGATATTGCCCCGGCCCAAGGACTTCGCCGCCTTGATGTCGCTGGTACCGCCTGAGACGGTCGCCGAGAGCGTCGCATGCGGACCGGACCCGAACAAGCATGCCGCGCAGGTGCGTGAGTACATCGACGCCGACATCGACGAGGTGTACGTGCAGCAGATCGGGCCCGACATGGACGGGTTCTTCGCGGCGTGGGAACGCGACGTGCTGCCCCAGGTGCGGGGGTGA
- a CDS encoding cytochrome P450, with translation MTAPTTAPTHKDIDLSAREFWARPPEERDAAFAVLRAENPVPWSRPAESDLLPPELNTRGFWSLTKQDDIRMASRHPEIFSSAQGITMEDFAPEAVEIAQSFIAMDAPRHTQLRGITTEAFKPKNVRRLEGWIRGHAHDLVSEMAHLGEGDFVQLVSVKLPGRIFGSFFGLPDGELRDKAVTAAQRLVGWTDPNIRGEQSELELFMGAVMDLHEVATVLIPERRANPGDDLMTWMVQAEFDGKKMTDDELKAFFVLMGVASNDTTRHASAHAIAALSKSPDQRALLVEDVEGRVATAVEEVLRWGSPLLHMRRTATRDITVRGSEIKAGDKVVLWYYSGNRDEDVFENPHTFDILRNPNPHIAFGGGGPHFCLGAALARTMLKALLTEVYTRIPDISAPEPQYALANFINGVNSLPATWTPER, from the coding sequence ATGACCGCACCCACGACCGCGCCCACCCATAAAGACATCGATCTGAGCGCCCGCGAGTTCTGGGCGAGACCCCCGGAAGAGCGGGACGCCGCCTTCGCCGTCCTGCGCGCGGAGAACCCGGTGCCGTGGAGCCGACCCGCGGAGTCCGATCTGCTGCCCCCCGAGCTCAACACCAGGGGGTTCTGGTCGCTGACCAAACAAGACGACATCCGGATGGCCAGCCGCCACCCGGAGATCTTCTCCTCCGCGCAGGGCATCACGATGGAGGACTTCGCCCCCGAGGCGGTGGAGATCGCGCAGTCGTTCATCGCCATGGACGCCCCGCGGCACACCCAGCTGCGCGGGATCACGACGGAAGCCTTCAAGCCCAAGAACGTGCGCCGGCTGGAAGGTTGGATCCGCGGGCACGCCCATGACCTGGTCAGCGAGATGGCGCACCTCGGTGAAGGCGACTTCGTCCAGCTGGTGTCGGTCAAGCTGCCCGGTCGCATCTTCGGCAGCTTCTTCGGGCTGCCCGACGGCGAACTGCGTGACAAGGCCGTCACCGCCGCCCAGCGGCTGGTCGGCTGGACGGACCCCAACATCCGCGGCGAGCAGAGCGAACTCGAGCTGTTCATGGGCGCCGTGATGGACCTGCACGAGGTGGCAACGGTGTTGATCCCCGAGCGGCGGGCCAACCCGGGCGACGACCTGATGACGTGGATGGTGCAGGCCGAGTTCGACGGCAAGAAGATGACCGACGACGAGCTGAAGGCGTTCTTCGTGTTGATGGGCGTCGCATCCAACGACACCACGCGGCACGCCTCGGCCCACGCCATCGCCGCCCTCTCGAAGTCTCCCGACCAGCGCGCGCTGCTCGTCGAGGACGTCGAGGGGAGGGTGGCCACCGCCGTCGAGGAGGTGTTGCGCTGGGGATCGCCGTTGCTGCACATGCGCCGCACCGCCACCCGCGACATCACCGTGCGCGGATCGGAGATCAAGGCCGGCGACAAGGTCGTGTTGTGGTACTACTCGGGCAACCGCGACGAGGACGTCTTCGAAAATCCGCACACGTTCGACATCCTGCGAAACCCGAACCCGCACATCGCCTTCGGTGGCGGTGGTCCGCACTTCTGCCTGGGCGCGGCGCTGGCCCGCACCATGCTCAAGGCGCTGCTGACCGAGGTCTACACGAGGATTCCCGACATCTCGGCACCGGAGCCGCAGTACGCCCTGGCCAATTTCATCAACGGCGTCAACAGCCTGCCTGCGACCTGGACGCCGGAACGATGA
- a CDS encoding ferredoxin, translating to MGTTYGAGAVAILAFMRITLDYDLCEGHGQCLLAAPDVFDIPDGAEQVVVLEPDPPEADRERVIRAAAMCPAQAIRILN from the coding sequence ATGGGGACCACGTATGGCGCGGGGGCCGTGGCGATACTGGCGTTCATGCGCATCACCCTCGACTACGACCTCTGTGAGGGACACGGGCAGTGCCTACTGGCCGCGCCCGACGTTTTCGACATTCCCGACGGTGCCGAACAAGTGGTGGTGCTCGAGCCCGACCCGCCCGAGGCCGACCGCGAACGGGTCATTCGGGCGGCCGCGATGTGCCCCGCCCAAGCGATTCGAATCCTCAACTGA
- a CDS encoding sensor histidine kinase KdpD, producing MRPLDRLRTTVDFDGEDYGLARTVVAVRVAVVISIGALLTVGPQWLRQHTAATVAVLGAAMVYAAVLLAYPQLEVRRTRYAWLVTGFDSAFTLALIALSGGVYSPVVAVLALVVIASAARLSFSETLLVAILLGAAHIPVALTSSPSAPVTAAPALQAGWSAVYLIFVGIITAGLSALAEREHRSRLSALVEAEAEHAAAEEERDLRARLLRSYQSQQDGLQVLVHEFRTPVTSLEALSEALTSKQPMSQADRETSLQLVARHVHHLTDMVDALSDVALSRRPTFSAGRVRRVDVADLVVAAADAVGLAAPRLRLNVSGDVDAVAVNAQGLRRLLTNLLENASRHGRGEPVDVTCSREGDELVFTVADRGPGIPAESLGELTTKYVSVGGQRGTAGLGLWIVQQIAEAMGGRVDFAAREGGGLVATFRAPIS from the coding sequence GTGAGACCGCTCGATCGACTCAGAACCACCGTGGACTTCGACGGCGAGGACTACGGGCTGGCCCGCACCGTCGTCGCGGTACGGGTCGCCGTGGTCATATCAATCGGCGCGCTGCTGACGGTCGGACCCCAGTGGCTCCGTCAGCACACGGCGGCCACCGTAGCGGTGTTGGGCGCCGCGATGGTCTACGCGGCCGTCCTGTTGGCCTATCCGCAGCTGGAGGTCCGGCGGACTCGGTACGCGTGGCTGGTCACCGGCTTCGACTCGGCGTTCACGCTGGCGCTCATCGCCTTGAGCGGAGGCGTCTACAGCCCGGTGGTCGCGGTGTTGGCGCTGGTGGTGATCGCCTCGGCGGCGCGGCTGTCCTTCAGCGAAACCCTGCTGGTCGCGATCCTGTTGGGCGCCGCCCATATCCCGGTGGCGCTGACGTCTTCGCCCAGCGCTCCGGTCACCGCGGCTCCGGCGCTACAGGCCGGCTGGTCGGCGGTGTATCTGATCTTCGTCGGGATCATCACCGCCGGGCTGTCCGCGCTCGCCGAACGCGAACACCGCTCCCGGCTCAGCGCGCTGGTGGAGGCCGAGGCCGAACACGCCGCCGCGGAAGAGGAACGCGACCTGCGGGCGCGCCTGCTGCGCTCCTACCAGTCGCAACAGGATGGGCTGCAGGTGCTGGTGCACGAATTCCGCACTCCCGTCACGTCTTTGGAGGCGCTCAGCGAGGCGCTGACGTCGAAGCAGCCGATGTCGCAGGCCGACCGGGAGACCAGTCTGCAGCTGGTGGCCCGGCACGTGCACCACCTGACCGACATGGTCGACGCCCTCTCCGACGTCGCGTTGAGTCGCCGCCCGACATTCTCGGCGGGCCGGGTCCGCCGCGTCGACGTGGCCGACCTCGTCGTTGCCGCCGCCGACGCTGTCGGCCTCGCGGCGCCGCGGTTGCGGCTGAACGTCAGCGGTGACGTCGACGCGGTGGCCGTCAACGCCCAAGGGCTGCGCCGGCTGCTGACCAACCTCCTGGAGAACGCCTCCCGGCACGGCCGAGGTGAACCGGTCGACGTCACCTGCTCGCGGGAGGGCGACGAGCTGGTCTTCACGGTGGCCGACCGGGGGCCGGGCATCCCGGCCGAAAGCCTCGGGGAGTTGACCACCAAGTACGTCAGCGTCGGCGGCCAGCGCGGCACCGCCGGGCTCGGCCTGTGGATCGTGCAGCAGATCGCCGAAGCGATGGGCGGCCGGGTCGACTTCGCCGCACGCGAAGGCGGCGGCCTCGTCGCCACATTCCGCGCACCGATCTCCTGA
- a CDS encoding enoyl-CoA hydratase/isomerase family protein — protein sequence MPRALELERPCDGVTVLRLNRPKQLNAINEVMQTELGDTLAELGTDHSVRAVVLTGAGRGFCAGIDVRDFGPSMLQASAPALDRMRFQERMAALAEAVRALPQPVVAAVNGPCVGAGLALCLAADIRICSQTASFGNAAILLGLSGAEMGMSYHLPRIVGTSVAADWMLTGRTVPAAEADRRGLVSEVVEPERLAERAVELAALIASHSPLGAQLTKRALQVNTDAASLSAALELENRNQVISHATDEAAERRKKWSS from the coding sequence GTGCCGCGCGCGCTGGAGCTCGAGCGGCCGTGCGACGGGGTCACCGTGCTGCGCCTGAACCGCCCGAAGCAGCTCAACGCCATCAACGAGGTGATGCAAACCGAATTGGGCGACACGCTGGCCGAGTTGGGAACCGACCACTCGGTGCGCGCCGTCGTGCTGACCGGCGCCGGGCGCGGCTTTTGCGCAGGGATCGACGTGCGGGACTTCGGCCCGTCGATGCTTCAGGCCAGCGCACCCGCGCTGGACCGGATGCGCTTCCAAGAGCGGATGGCCGCCCTGGCGGAAGCCGTCCGGGCCTTGCCGCAACCCGTCGTCGCCGCGGTCAACGGCCCCTGCGTCGGGGCCGGACTCGCGCTGTGCCTGGCCGCCGACATCCGAATCTGTTCGCAGACAGCATCGTTCGGCAATGCCGCCATCCTGCTCGGCCTCTCCGGCGCCGAGATGGGCATGAGCTACCACCTGCCGCGCATCGTCGGCACCAGCGTGGCCGCCGACTGGATGCTCACCGGTCGCACCGTTCCGGCCGCCGAAGCCGATCGGCGCGGCCTGGTCAGCGAGGTGGTCGAGCCGGAGCGATTGGCCGAACGGGCGGTCGAGTTGGCGGCGCTGATAGCGAGTCATTCCCCGCTGGGCGCACAACTGACCAAGCGTGCGCTGCAGGTCAACACCGACGCCGCGAGTCTGTCGGCGGCTCTGGAGCTGGAGAACCGCAACCAGGTGATCTCGCACGCCACGGACGAGGCGGCCGAGCGCCGCAAGAAGTGGTCGTCATGA